The Terracoccus luteus genome includes a region encoding these proteins:
- a CDS encoding DEAD/DEAH box helicase — MSIDTFAALGVPAALVSVLDAQGITTPTPIQAATLPDSLAGRDVLGRGRTGSGKTYAFLLPLLARLSAAGRTRQARRPRALILAPTRELVTQIDTAMAPLAKALGLRSQTVFGGVGQNPQVQGLRAGVDVVVACPGRLEDLMQQGHVFLDAVEVTILDEADHMADLGFLPGVRRIMDKTPRDGQRLLFSATLDGAINVLVKRFLTDPKTHEADSAQSPVSTMSHHVLHVASDAHLPVILDLAAAPGRKVVFTRTKHRAKKLAKQLNASGVPAVELHGNLSQGARTRNMDDFHAGRAQTLVATDIAARGIHVDDVALVIHADPPVEHKAYLHRSGRTARAGNDGIVVTMMMDDQVRDVRDLTRKAGIKPTTTRVALGHPLLAELAPGERSFAGGLVREEPVAAAPRSGGASRGTSSGGGRGRGRGRGASAPASASAPSPTGSPRRGGAGRGRGAAGDGQSAGRRQGGGQSRPRGGSSTVYSTTSGGSAASFSAGTRAGGRRSR, encoded by the coding sequence GTGTCCATCGACACCTTCGCCGCTCTCGGCGTGCCCGCCGCCCTCGTCTCCGTCCTCGACGCGCAGGGCATCACCACCCCGACCCCCATCCAGGCCGCGACGCTGCCCGACTCGCTCGCCGGTCGTGACGTCCTCGGCCGCGGCCGCACCGGCTCGGGCAAGACCTACGCCTTCCTGCTGCCGCTGCTCGCTCGGCTCTCGGCCGCCGGCCGCACCCGCCAGGCCCGTCGGCCCCGGGCCCTCATCCTCGCCCCGACCCGCGAGCTCGTGACCCAGATCGACACCGCCATGGCGCCGCTCGCCAAGGCCCTCGGCCTGCGCTCGCAGACCGTGTTCGGCGGCGTCGGGCAGAACCCGCAGGTGCAGGGCCTCCGGGCCGGCGTCGACGTCGTCGTCGCCTGCCCCGGTCGCCTCGAGGACCTCATGCAGCAGGGCCATGTCTTCCTCGACGCCGTCGAGGTCACCATCCTCGACGAGGCCGACCACATGGCCGACCTCGGCTTCCTGCCCGGCGTCCGTCGCATCATGGACAAGACGCCCCGCGACGGTCAGCGCCTGCTGTTCTCGGCCACGCTCGACGGCGCCATCAACGTCCTCGTCAAGCGCTTCCTCACGGATCCCAAGACGCACGAGGCGGACTCGGCCCAGTCGCCGGTCTCGACGATGAGCCACCACGTGCTGCACGTCGCCTCCGACGCCCACCTGCCGGTCATCCTCGACCTCGCCGCCGCGCCGGGTCGCAAGGTCGTCTTCACCCGCACCAAGCACCGCGCGAAGAAGCTGGCGAAGCAGCTCAACGCCTCGGGCGTGCCCGCGGTCGAGCTGCACGGCAACCTCAGCCAGGGCGCCCGCACCCGCAACATGGACGACTTCCACGCCGGCCGGGCCCAGACCCTCGTCGCGACCGACATCGCCGCCCGCGGCATCCACGTCGACGACGTCGCGCTCGTCATCCACGCCGACCCGCCGGTCGAGCACAAGGCCTACCTGCACCGCTCGGGCCGCACCGCCCGCGCCGGCAACGACGGCATCGTCGTGACGATGATGATGGACGACCAGGTCCGCGACGTGCGCGACCTGACCCGCAAGGCCGGCATCAAGCCGACGACGACGCGGGTGGCCCTCGGCCACCCGCTGCTCGCCGAGCTGGCACCGGGCGAGCGCAGCTTCGCCGGTGGCCTCGTCCGCGAGGAGCCCGTGGCGGCCGCCCCGCGCTCCGGCGGCGCGTCCCGCGGCACCTCGTCCGGTGGCGGCCGCGGTCGTGGCCGTGGCCGCGGCGCGAGCGCCCCGGCATCCGCCTCGGCCCCGTCGCCCACGGGCTCGCCCCGTCGCGGTGGTGCGGGTCGCGGTCGCGGTGCCGCCGGTGACGGCCAGTCGGCCGGTCGCCGTCAGGGTGGCGGCCAGTCCCGCCCCCGCGGTGGCAGCTCGACGGTCTACTCGACCACCTCGGGCGGCAGCGCCGCCTCGTTCTCGGCCGGCACCCGCGCCGGCGGCCGCCGCTCCCGCTGA
- a CDS encoding ABC transporter substrate-binding protein, with the protein MRRMSLIALTGVAVAGLSLSACGSDSMSTSPGAGSTPVGSGSAAGGGADATLAAKVPADLKSAGKIVVGTDPTYAPNEMLASDGKTVEGFDPALFDAVAAKLGLKTEYVPAGFDSIILGVTGGKYDVGVSSFTINDDRKKQVNMVSYYSAGTQWVVQKGNPDNVNADDACGKSIGVQKGTVQVDDLTARSKKCTDAGKQAINPIVQEGQDQVTADLASGKTVAMLADSPVGLYAVKQTGGALEALGDIYDSAPYGIVVPKNDTALADLLVEALKATKADGSYEAALKKYAVEAGAIDDFAVNP; encoded by the coding sequence ATGCGCCGCATGTCCCTCATCGCCCTCACGGGCGTCGCCGTCGCCGGCCTGTCCCTGTCGGCCTGCGGGTCCGACTCGATGTCGACGTCGCCCGGCGCCGGCTCGACGCCCGTCGGGAGCGGTTCGGCGGCCGGTGGCGGCGCCGACGCCACCCTCGCGGCCAAGGTGCCCGCCGACCTCAAGTCGGCCGGCAAGATCGTCGTCGGCACCGACCCGACCTACGCCCCCAACGAGATGCTCGCCTCCGACGGCAAGACCGTCGAGGGCTTCGACCCGGCCCTGTTCGACGCCGTCGCCGCCAAGCTGGGGCTCAAGACCGAGTACGTCCCGGCCGGCTTCGACTCGATCATCCTCGGTGTCACCGGCGGCAAGTACGACGTCGGCGTCTCGAGCTTCACCATCAACGACGACCGCAAGAAGCAGGTCAACATGGTGAGCTACTACAGCGCCGGCACCCAGTGGGTCGTGCAGAAGGGCAACCCGGACAACGTCAACGCCGACGACGCCTGCGGCAAGAGCATCGGCGTGCAGAAGGGCACCGTGCAGGTCGACGACCTGACCGCCCGCAGCAAGAAGTGCACGGACGCCGGCAAGCAGGCCATCAACCCGATCGTGCAGGAGGGCCAGGACCAGGTCACCGCCGACCTGGCCAGCGGCAAGACGGTCGCCATGCTCGCCGACTCGCCCGTCGGCCTCTACGCCGTCAAGCAGACCGGCGGCGCGCTCGAGGCGCTCGGCGACATCTACGACTCGGCCCCCTACGGCATCGTCGTGCCGAAGAACGACACGGCGCTGGCCGACCTGCTCGTCGAGGCCCTCAAGGCCACCAAGGCCGACGGCAGCTACGAGGCGGCGCTGAAGAAGTACGCGGTCGAGGCCGGCGCCATCGACGACTTCGCCGTCAACCCCTGA
- a CDS encoding ScyD/ScyE family protein: MRRTRLITAATAAAALTTIGLVSAPGAGAAGSTGSSDTSRGRVLTTDVIAPYQMAATAKGAYVADGFTNTLSLLRKDGSLSVVATGTGSEIGGVDASPDGRSIAWLSTTFPSGPGESFSSSITIRTQGKKDVVANLGKYEKTMNPDRDVTYGIVKNGNPCAREALRGLTGGPATYKGLLDSHPYAVASWGDGWIVADAAGNDLLKVDAKGAISTLAVLPAQPITFTAEMAAAVGAPDCVVGVTYAFESVPTDVEVDYRGNLVVTTLPGGPESPALGARGSVWTLNPTSGALKRLATGFLGATNAAIGPDGVYVAELFAGRITKVDWSGRKSLFTKVANPLSLEVRGGTLYAGTLADIDMSTGQVDGPGSIRSYWIL, translated from the coding sequence ATGCGCAGAACCCGCCTCATCACGGCCGCGACCGCCGCGGCCGCCCTCACCACCATCGGCCTCGTCTCGGCGCCCGGCGCCGGCGCGGCCGGCTCCACGGGCAGCTCCGACACCTCACGCGGTCGGGTGCTCACCACCGACGTCATCGCCCCCTACCAGATGGCGGCCACCGCCAAGGGCGCCTACGTCGCCGACGGCTTCACCAACACCCTCAGCCTCCTCCGCAAGGACGGCTCCCTCAGCGTCGTCGCCACGGGCACCGGCAGCGAGATCGGCGGCGTCGACGCCAGCCCCGACGGCAGGTCCATCGCCTGGCTCAGCACGACGTTCCCCTCCGGCCCCGGTGAGAGCTTCAGCTCCTCCATCACCATCCGCACCCAGGGGAAGAAGGACGTCGTCGCCAACCTCGGCAAGTACGAGAAGACGATGAACCCCGACCGGGACGTCACCTACGGCATCGTCAAGAACGGCAACCCCTGCGCCCGCGAGGCCCTCAGAGGTCTGACGGGTGGGCCGGCCACGTACAAGGGGCTGCTCGACTCCCACCCCTACGCCGTCGCGAGCTGGGGCGACGGCTGGATCGTCGCCGACGCCGCCGGCAACGACCTGCTCAAGGTCGACGCGAAGGGCGCCATCTCGACCCTCGCCGTGCTGCCCGCGCAGCCGATCACCTTCACCGCCGAGATGGCGGCCGCCGTCGGGGCGCCCGACTGCGTCGTCGGCGTGACCTACGCCTTCGAGTCGGTGCCCACCGACGTCGAGGTCGACTACCGGGGCAACCTCGTCGTCACGACCCTGCCGGGCGGCCCCGAGAGCCCTGCCCTCGGCGCCCGCGGGTCGGTGTGGACGCTGAACCCGACGAGCGGCGCCCTCAAGCGGCTCGCCACCGGCTTCCTCGGGGCGACCAACGCGGCCATCGGCCCCGACGGCGTCTACGTCGCCGAGCTCTTCGCCGGCAGGATCACCAAGGTCGACTGGAGCGGCCGCAAGAGCCTCTTCACCAAGGTGGCCAACCCGCTCTCCCTCGAGGTGCGCGGCGGCACGCTCTACGCGGGCACCCTCGCCGACATCGACATGAGCACCGGCCAGGTCGACGGCCCGGGCAGCATCCGCTCGTACTGGATCCTCTGA
- a CDS encoding amino acid ABC transporter ATP-binding protein, with the protein MSETSTTASDRGSRTGGEAPLVRAVNVTKSFHGNEVLKGIDLEVGRGEVVCLLGPSGSGKTTFLRCINQLETIDGGRIWVDGDLMGYRDEGGQLHHLTDKQIAAQRREIGMVFQRFNLFPHMTALQNVVEAPTQVKGVARKKARARATELLEQVGLGDKPAAYPAQLSGGQQQRVAIARALAMDPKLMLFDEPTSALDPELVGEVLRVMRELADRGMTMIVVTHEMGFAREVADHVVFMDGGVVVEQGPPAEVIGNPQHERTKSFLKRMRSEHHD; encoded by the coding sequence ATGAGCGAGACGAGCACGACGGCATCCGACCGGGGTTCCCGCACCGGGGGCGAGGCCCCGCTGGTGCGGGCGGTCAACGTCACCAAGAGCTTCCACGGCAACGAGGTGCTCAAGGGCATCGACCTCGAGGTCGGTCGCGGCGAGGTCGTCTGCCTCCTCGGGCCGAGCGGCTCGGGCAAGACGACGTTCCTGCGGTGCATCAACCAGCTCGAGACGATCGACGGCGGCCGCATCTGGGTCGACGGCGACCTCATGGGCTACCGCGACGAGGGCGGACAGCTGCACCACCTCACCGACAAGCAGATCGCGGCCCAACGGCGCGAGATCGGCATGGTGTTCCAGCGGTTCAACCTCTTCCCGCACATGACGGCCCTGCAGAACGTCGTCGAGGCGCCCACGCAGGTCAAAGGCGTGGCCCGCAAGAAGGCGCGCGCCCGCGCCACCGAGCTGCTCGAGCAGGTGGGCCTCGGCGACAAGCCGGCCGCCTACCCGGCGCAGCTCTCCGGCGGCCAGCAGCAGCGGGTCGCCATCGCGCGCGCCCTCGCCATGGACCCCAAGCTCATGCTCTTCGACGAGCCCACCTCGGCGCTCGACCCCGAGCTCGTCGGCGAGGTGCTGCGCGTCATGCGCGAGCTGGCCGACCGGGGCATGACGATGATCGTCGTCACCCACGAGATGGGGTTCGCCCGTGAGGTCGCCGACCACGTCGTCTTCATGGACGGTGGCGTCGTCGTCGAGCAGGGTCCGCCCGCAGAG
- the paaI gene encoding hydroxyphenylacetyl-CoA thioesterase PaaI, translated as MSGTDDGETDDVEVAEGVGFARRMWRDDAASRALGMEATVVERDHAVVRMPVRADMVNGHGICHGGLVFSLADSCFALACNSQGALTVAAGADVTFTASARLGDVLVAEGRVRASFGRSGLTDVTVTREADGLVVAEFRGRSRTLVPR; from the coding sequence GTGAGCGGCACCGACGACGGCGAGACCGACGACGTCGAGGTCGCCGAGGGCGTCGGGTTCGCCCGGCGCATGTGGCGTGACGACGCCGCCTCGCGGGCCCTGGGCATGGAGGCGACCGTCGTCGAGCGTGACCACGCCGTCGTCCGGATGCCGGTGCGGGCCGACATGGTCAACGGTCACGGCATCTGCCACGGGGGTCTCGTCTTCAGCCTCGCCGACTCGTGCTTCGCCCTGGCCTGCAACTCGCAGGGGGCACTCACGGTGGCGGCGGGCGCCGACGTCACCTTCACGGCATCCGCCCGGCTCGGTGACGTGCTCGTCGCCGAGGGACGGGTGCGGGCGTCGTTCGGCCGCAGCGGGCTCACCGACGTCACGGTGACGCGCGAGGCCGACGGCCTCGTCGTGGCCGAGTTCCGCGGCCGCAGCCGCACGCTCGTGCCCCGCTGA
- a CDS encoding amino acid ABC transporter permease gives MSQTTTDAGMPGSPGTPADGRPGAIDAKPVRHPGRWVALVVILVLVAMMISSFVTNERWGFSTALEIMQQNPVLEGLWKGTIVGTLGSMAIGIVLGVLIAVLRLSQNPVLRFVSFVYTWFFRGIPRLVLLAMIGSGIGFLYNRVDFGLPFGQQLASWLGLSSDFTFFTLNVNQFSSTLLAGIIGLGLSEAAYMAEIARAGILSVDKGQGEAAAALGMSRGKAMRRVVLPQAMRVIVPPTGNETIAMVKDTSLLSAIPVITELFYQTSAIGTRTLQIMPAFVAVTAWYLIVGSVLMVGQYLLERRFGRGFGTGAPSRRFARPGGAGGA, from the coding sequence ATGAGCCAGACCACCACCGACGCCGGCATGCCCGGGAGCCCGGGCACGCCGGCCGACGGACGGCCGGGGGCCATCGACGCCAAGCCGGTCCGCCACCCGGGGCGCTGGGTGGCGCTCGTGGTCATCCTCGTGCTCGTCGCGATGATGATCAGCTCGTTCGTCACCAACGAGCGCTGGGGCTTCTCGACCGCCCTCGAGATCATGCAGCAGAACCCCGTGCTCGAGGGCCTGTGGAAGGGCACCATCGTCGGCACCCTCGGCTCGATGGCGATCGGCATCGTGCTCGGCGTGCTCATCGCGGTGCTGCGCCTCTCGCAGAACCCCGTGCTGCGCTTCGTGTCGTTCGTCTACACGTGGTTCTTCCGCGGCATCCCGCGCCTCGTGCTGCTGGCCATGATCGGCAGCGGCATCGGCTTCCTCTACAACCGCGTCGACTTCGGCCTCCCCTTCGGCCAGCAGCTCGCGTCGTGGCTGGGGCTGTCGAGCGACTTCACGTTCTTCACCCTCAACGTCAACCAGTTCAGCAGCACGCTGCTGGCCGGCATCATCGGCCTCGGCCTCTCCGAGGCGGCCTACATGGCCGAGATCGCCCGCGCCGGCATCCTGTCGGTCGACAAGGGCCAGGGTGAGGCGGCAGCCGCGCTGGGCATGAGCCGCGGCAAGGCGATGCGCCGGGTCGTGCTGCCGCAGGCGATGCGCGTCATCGTGCCGCCGACCGGCAACGAGACGATCGCCATGGTCAAGGACACCTCGCTGCTGTCGGCCATCCCCGTCATCACCGAGCTCTTCTACCAGACGAGCGCCATCGGGACCCGGACCCTGCAGATCATGCCGGCGTTCGTCGCCGTCACCGCGTGGTACCTCATCGTGGGCTCCGTGCTCATGGTCGGCCAGTACCTCCTCGAGCGCCGCTTCGGCCGCGGCTTCGGCACCGGTGCACCCTCACGACGCTTCGCGAGGCCGGGCGGGGCGGGAGGCGCCTGA